A region of the Lachancea thermotolerans CBS 6340 chromosome E complete sequence genome:
CTGAAGActacttgaaaaatatgGAGAAAGATGACAGGTACCTACAAGAGACATGGTAGTTGGTATACCCAAGTTTCTTTCCCTCAGCTTCTAACCTATggtctttttgaaagattcgGCCTTGCTGACTCATATGCAGTTGGTGTAACAAGGAAAATTGCCTCAACCGAGGTTCACCACTAAGAACCGCGCAAAACCTGCACATATTTTCTTGATAATACTACCGTCACCATGTTTGCTCCAGATCATGTCTTGACTAGATAAAGTACAAGTTGGCGCTATATTTTCAGATTAAAACCATTTAAATTACCAATTATAaaagcaaaacaaaacaaaatataTTCATTATTCTCTTAGAAGTTTTTAGCCGTAATGAATTCGGCGGTTACCTGGACCCAGTTGGTCCCTTTAGGAAGCTTATAGGTGGTCGAACTCGTTTCGCTCGATGTACTACGCTCCACTGAAGTAATTTTACCGACGAACCAGTCTCTATCTAGTGTGAACTTTTCGTTGTCTCGCAGCAAGTAGCGAGTTGAGTCATCGAATGCGGTAAAGGCTGCCCAAGGTCTTGAACCATCGTGTATTTTTTTCCCTTTGTTGTGGCTATTAACAGCATGTGAAGAGTTAGCTCCCAAGGGAGGCGGTGTTGAAAGGTCGACAGAAGAAAACGAGGAGGTAAGAGAGGAGACAGATGATGCCACCGAATCTGGAACGTCTTGCGTAGGAAGAAATAAGGCCATGTCTCCAACTTGGAAATTTTTTATTGTGATCTTTTCCCGCTGATAAGTTTCGAGTAAACCTCTTTTaaacttgttttctttggtcAGTTTTTTCGCCAGAGcttcaatgtctttgaagcgCTTTATTACTGAGGCCTCATACAACCCATTTTCAAACAATTTGTCAATGCTTGCTAAAAAATCTTTTTGTGACTCGAAATCGCCTGAATGAACTGAAGCTTCATAGAATGACTTCacagcttggaaaacattACTCTTGATGGAAGGTGACACTTTACTTTCTAAGGTActttcatcaagctcacCTTGCACTTGGCCTTTACGAAGGCCTTTAACACGCGtaatttgaaaatgagatTCATCAAGCTGAGACAATAAAAGGCcaatgttttccaaaatgtaCACGTCGCTGGAAAATatctcaaagagctttgatTGCATCCGATCATTGAGGGCTTTCGAGAGATTAACTATATTCgaagacttcaaagaagcttgctCACTCACAAGTGCTTCATTAGCGGTCTTCAAGGAAGCAACTTCTTTTCGTAGATCTGATAAATCTCCCTCGAGATTTAGCTTCTCCTCCCTAAACGTATCCTCCTGGTGGGCGATTCTTGAATGAAGGTCATCGTTGAGCTCGCTCAGTCTGTTGCACTTGTCTTTCCATGAGTCGAACTCATTAACAAGAGACGTGTTCAATTTATTAACAGTTTCAATATCCCCTTTTATTTTGATGAGAAGTTCGTCTTGGGCtagctttttctgctcGCGTTCAAGGGTTAATTTTGATATCTCTTGATTTAACGTCTTTAGTGTCTCCTGATATGCGTTTCTCTCATCTTCCAAATCGACTAGCTGCGTTTGCATCTTTCTAGACTCCTCTCTGAATAGCGTAGTCTCCTCCTTCTGGTTCCCAAGTTCTCTCTTGAGCCTCGAGATTTCTTTTCCAGCCTCCTCTTGAACATAACAACCACCTTCCTTTTCACCCGACAACAACATGTTCATTTTCACATTAACTGGAGGCACATTGTTTTCGAAAGCAGTCAAGATTGTGTTGTTTATTACTCCGGAGGGCCAAGCATTTATGTTGGAGAACTTTGCGTCATGTAATAAAGCCTCTAACTTCCTGATCCTGATTTGATACCCTTTAATAACATCTGATTCAGCGGGCTTGGAAACATTCCAATCGAAAGACGTAAGGCTTGAGAATTGGTTAGATGTGACCGAGACTCTGTTAGCATtaacaaaatttttcttcaaaagcgttATGCTGTCTGCTGAAATATCTCTCTGCGAAAGTTGCGCTAAGTATTTTTCAATCTTTTCTGTTGTGACAATTGTGGAGGCTAGTTCTGAACTTGACCACCTCTTGGGGTTTGGGGTGGGAAAATCTTTGAAGCCAACAAGATCAGCATTAGTCATGTTGGAGATATGAGCCAGTTGCCCAAATGTCTCATCCCATTTTTGACGGTACTTTTCCTCTGCCTCACTAATGACCTGGAATTCTTGCCGCATATTTCGctcgagtttttcaagctgtCCAAGCCAATTATTCCTCCTTAACTGCTCAATGAGTCGCAATCCATAAAAAATGGGAAAATCCTCAACCTGAGACAGACGaagctccagctcttgcAATGATTCAAGTTGCTGATTACATTCTTTGAGGAGAGCTCTTTTGACACCCAAGATATGAAACTGAACGAAAGCTGTCTGGCTCAACACAAACATGACCTGTTCTTGCAACTGTCTTTTTTTAGCAAGTAATTCCTCGGCTTGAAGGTAAAGTGACTGCGCAACGGTGAAAAGTTTGGGTATGACAGAATTCTTGTCTTCAAGGATTTTCTGCGATATGGTTACGAGTAACTCAGGTGAGATTTCATCTGATCCCATCTCCAGTGTTTCACGCGTGCTTTTTTTGAGATCGTAAATCATTTCATCAAACCTTTCCATCATATGGCTCTCCATCTCGTAGTTCGACGCAGGCTCTTCAAATTGAGACTTTAAACTTTGCAGTTTTAATGAAATGTGCTGCCTTTTATCGAGGCTCTCATTAATTTGGCCCTTCAATTGTTgtagctttgaagaaatcacCTTGTTTGTTGCTAAAAAGTTATTGGAATGGCTCTCAAGGTCTTCAATACTCAAAAAATCACTGAGCCGTTCTTCCTTCTCGCTGTTCACTgtgttgagcttcttcaaaacttcttcaaatacCCTTCTCCATCGATAAACGCTGCTATCTTTGGTAAGTTGATTTAAGAACTCAACATTGGAATCATGTAGCTTTTCTATATCGTAGCAGTAAAGCTTCAGGTATTGTGTGCAGATAGTCATACACTGAAAAATATTCCGCATCTCAGAAATAGTGCTATGGATCATCGAGTAGAAGTAATGTGCGTCTATTTCGAGAGCACTGAGCCAGCCCATGTTAGTTGTTAAAAGACTTGTGATCTTGCGATGGTCTAGATTATTAGTCATGTTGGCAACTTCGAGCAGCGGAGAAGTGATAGGCTTTATGAGGGTTACATTACAAGATCTGGTAACACTGTCTAACAAAGTTTCCAGCTCTTGTGAGTCCACACGACCTTCCCCGGAACTTGGGTCCTGCGCAAATGAAAAAAGTCTCCTGTCAAACACATAAAACTCAGCTCTTTCTGGCTGTCTGCGacagttcaaaaaagaagcctttttcaacttAACCCCATAAGGCAGTAAGATAAAACATTGGTCGATGGGGATCATAAACTGTTGACTTGTAAAACGCTGTAGGTCTTCCACACCTAAAAACAATCGGATATTAGCGCTTACGCAAGCCCCCGTGATAGCATTATAGATCACAGCATTGTCTCCAGCCATCTTAAGTGATGACCAAGCCACTTGATCGTGGAAAATTTCTGCTGGCGGGTGTTAAGCAGAGCGACTCTGAATCCTGACGTAGGGGTAATAAATGCTGAGTGAACCTTGTGAAAGGGAGGAAATCGTTAAATTTGACCAAAAATTGATAGGGTTGGATATATAGACGCCGATACTTCAGTCGAATTAGTATGCCCCCCTTTAGAATAGCGCGATATAAAGCGCTAGCCTTCCAGACTCATCCTTCTCTGCATTTATCTTGAAAAATCGCTTCCCCAAACTTCTAACAGTTATCACTTTTGTTACCCGAAGATCATCTAGCGCAGTAAAATGGTACTTCAGTAAACCATACCTCGGTCTTGGGCAATTTATCAAAGCGTCAAGTATAGCATATTAGCGGCCACAGATGGGTATTCGGTACCAGCCTTTGAACATTTCAAATGCTAATGAGCTGAAACACATCCAAAGATTGATTGATGCAGATCTTAGCGAGCCTTACTCAATATACGTTTACAGATACTTCTTAAACCAGTGGCCAGAGCTGTGCTTCTTAGCTTTCAGCAATGACACAGAGAACCCTGTTGGTTGCGTGGTCTGTAAATATGAAACTCACAGAGGAGCCAGGCTCCGAGGATATATCGGAATGTTAGCAGTCGATCAAAAGTACAGAAGGCGGGGGATTGCGAAAAAGCTTGTGGAGCAGGCCATCCAGAAAATGCAGGAGATTGGTTGCGATGAGATTATGCTTGAAACAGAGGTTGAAAACACAACCGCACTACAGCTATATGAGGGAATGGGGTTTATCCGCTTAAAGCGCATGTTCAGATACTACCTTAATCAAGGAGATGCCTTTAAACTCATTCTGCCGCTTACAGAGAGGAGCTGTACCAGGACCACATTTCTGTTACAGCCTGAGACTGCCTTTGCTTGATAAAATCAAACCTCGTCAGGAGCGGTAATTTAATGCGATTATTAGAGATATCTACGCGTGGTAGATATATATGTAAAGATGGATGTGAGTGATGTAATGTACAAGTGTTCCGGAGCCCAACGCCCTCCTCTACTCCTCTTCGTTGAACTTAGGAGCCAGGAAAAATTGCAAGTACCCGCTTTGCAAGCTGAACTCAAAGAGTGCTGGGGTCTCCGCCGACAGCTTGATTGTGATTTGGTCAGATAGACCCGCACCTTTGATGATATCCAACAAATACTTGGAACCAAAAGTGAGGTCGACAGGCTTGTCCAGCTCCACCTTGACACTTTCCTGGGGCTTATCCATGTCGGTGTGTGGTTTAACAATAACGGAACCGGACCCAATGTCACCTTCGGCAACGAACTTCACGGTGTCTTTCGTCACCAAGATGTTGAGGGAGTCACTGAGCTGGTTCAAATCGCGCACCACCTTCGCGAACTCTGCCGATGGCATGGTGATCACAGTGTCGTACTCCATGCCCTCGATGTCCAAGAAGTCGGCATCGATGTCCATCAGCTTCAGCGAGTACTCACTTATGCGATCCTTCTTAGTGTCCTCAAACAGCAACAGGACAGAGTCTGGCGTGTCGTCCGCGATTAGAGTGAGGTTGTCGTTGTTGTTACCACAACGAAGAATCTTAGATAGGGACGACAAGTCGACACCTAGAGTAACACCTCTATCGCATCTGAACTCTTGGAACGATTCTGTGCCAATAGACAGCGATACCAGCAGAACTCTGGAGTCGTCCACGGCTTGCGCAGCAATTCCGTGCTCGTTACAATTGAAGTTGACCAACTGGACACAgtccttgaaagagtcGATGATCCTCTTGAACAGACTAGCTTCCTCAAATTTACCTTCTAGCATTGTGACTTGTTATGGGAAATTGGATATGAGGCGTTAAATGGCAAAACTACGGGCCGGCGTTTCGACACGCTGCCCCTCTTATATAGGACGGCATGGGAGaggaattttttttgacggGCAGAAAAAACGGATGGTTTACGCGTCGCGACGCGTAAAGCCCTCCAGCAACGCGTAAAGCGTTTTGCTGACGCCAATGAAGGCGGGTCCCGGCACTGGCGATTCTCAAATCCTAACGGCAGTTCGCGCAAACGCGTTGCCTTCAAGCTATAACATACAGAGCATTATACAACGCGCACAAGCGCTTCCCTTACTTGCTTATTCATATTCTTACACTCAGAGCCAAGCAAAGATGACCTGAACACATTACTTCGCGGAGAAACTTCGCCGCGCTTCGCGACCCTCCCAGACTCACGCCTTGGTGGCGTTGTAGAGCTCCTTCTCGGACTCGTATCTCTTCTTGTCGGCCGCGTGCTTGGCCTCGTAAGGCTGCTTCTCCTCGTCGGTGAGCGCCTTCCACTTGTCACCCAGTAGACGGCCCACCTGCCCGAACGTTACACCGGGGTTCTCGGCGCGGACGATATCTCTGTTCTCGTTAGCGAAGAACATGTACGCAGACAACGCTCTCTTTGGGGCATTTGGGtccttctttcttctggtggttctcttcttggcttctctTGGGG
Encoded here:
- the ATG11 gene encoding autophagy protein ATG11 (similar to uniprot|Q12527 Saccharomyces cerevisiae YPR049C ATG11 Peripheral membrane protein required for delivery of aminopeptidase I (Lap4p) to the vacuole in the cytoplasm-to-vacuole targeting pathway also required for peroxisomal degradation (pexophagy)), producing MAGDNAVIYNAITGACVSANIRLFLGVEDLQRFTSQQFMIPIDQCFILLPYGVKLKKASFLNCRRQPERAEFYVFDRRLFSFAQDPSSGEGRVDSQELETLLDSVTRSCNVTLIKPITSPLLEVANMTNNLDHRKITSLLTTNMGWLSALEIDAHYFYSMIHSTISEMRNIFQCMTICTQYLKLYCYDIEKLHDSNVEFLNQLTKDSSVYRWRRVFEEVLKKLNTVNSEKEERLSDFLSIEDLESHSNNFLATNKVISSKLQQLKGQINESLDKRQHISLKLQSLKSQFEEPASNYEMESHMMERFDEMIYDLKKSTRETLEMGSDEISPELLVTISQKILEDKNSVIPKLFTVAQSLYLQAEELLAKKRQLQEQVMFVLSQTAFVQFHILGVKRALLKECNQQLESLQELELRLSQVEDFPIFYGLRLIEQLRRNNWLGQLEKLERNMRQEFQVISEAEEKYRQKWDETFGQLAHISNMTNADLVGFKDFPTPNPKRWSSSELASTIVTTEKIEKYLAQLSQRDISADSITLLKKNFVNANRVSVTSNQFSSLTSFDWNVSKPAESDVIKGYQIRIRKLEALLHDAKFSNINAWPSGVINNTILTAFENNVPPVNVKMNMLLSGEKEGGCYVQEEAGKEISRLKRELGNQKEETTLFREESRKMQTQLVDLEDERNAYQETLKTLNQEISKLTLEREQKKLAQDELLIKIKGDIETVNKLNTSLVNEFDSWKDKCNRLSELNDDLHSRIAHQEDTFREEKLNLEGDLSDLRKEVASLKTANEALVSEQASLKSSNIVNLSKALNDRMQSKLFEIFSSDVYILENIGLLLSQLDESHFQITRVKGLRKGQVQGELDESTLESKVSPSIKSNVFQAVKSFYEASVHSGDFESQKDFLASIDKLFENGLYEASVIKRFKDIEALAKKLTKENKFKRGLLETYQREKITIKNFQVGDMALFLPTQDVPDSVASSVSSLTSSFSSVDLSTPPPLGANSSHAVNSHNKGKKIHDGSRPWAAFTAFDDSTRYLLRDNEKFTLDRDWFVGKITSVERSTSSETSSTTYKLPKGTNWVQVTAEFITAKNF
- the MAK3 gene encoding peptide alpha-N-acetyltransferase MAK3 (similar to uniprot|Q03503 Saccharomyces cerevisiae YPR051W MAK3 Catalytic subunit of N-terminal acetyltransferase of the NatC type required for replication of dsRNA virus), coding for MGIRYQPLNISNANELKHIQRLIDADLSEPYSIYVYRYFLNQWPELCFLAFSNDTENPVGCVVCKYETHRGARLRGYIGMLAVDQKYRRRGIAKKLVEQAIQKMQEIGCDEIMLETEVENTTALQLYEGMGFIRLKRMFRYYLNQGDAFKLILPLTERSCTRTTFLLQPETAFA
- the POL30 gene encoding proliferating cell nuclear antigen (highly similar to uniprot|P15873 Saccharomyces cerevisiae YBR088C POL30 Proliferating cell nuclear antigen (PCNA) functions as the sliding clamp for DNA polymerase delta may function as a docking site for other proteins required for mitotic and meiotic chromosomal DNA replication and for DNA repair), with amino-acid sequence MLEGKFEEASLFKRIIDSFKDCVQLVNFNCNEHGIAAQAVDDSRVLLVSLSIGTESFQEFRCDRGVTLGVDLSSLSKILRCGNNNDNLTLIADDTPDSVLLLFEDTKKDRISEYSLKLMDIDADFLDIEGMEYDTVITMPSAEFAKVVRDLNQLSDSLNILVTKDTVKFVAEGDIGSGSVIVKPHTDMDKPQESVKVELDKPVDLTFGSKYLLDIIKGAGLSDQITIKLSAETPALFEFSLQSGYLQFFLAPKFNEEE
- the NHP6B gene encoding high-mobility group nucleosome-binding protein (highly similar to uniprot|P11632 Saccharomyces cerevisiae YPR052C NHP6A High-mobility group non-histone chromatin protein functionally redundant with Nhp6Bp homologous to mammalian high mobility group proteins 1 and 2 acts to recruit transcription factor Rcs1p to certain promoters), whose product is MSAPREAKKRTTRRKKDPNAPKRALSAYMFFANENRDIVRAENPGVTFGQVGRLLGDKWKALTDEEKQPYEAKHAADKKRYESEKELYNATKA